CCCGCCTAGCCCAACCGGAGCAGCACCGCCGCGTTGCCGCCCATGATCGCGGCGCGCTCGGCGTCGGACACGGGCAACGCCCGCAGGCTCTCGAGCATCTTCGGGATGCTGCCGATCTGGTGCGGGTAATCGCTGCCGGCTAGCAGGTGCGCGGGCCCGGCGAACGCCAGCGCGAGCTTCATGGCGTCGGGATCGAAGTTCACCGTGTCGTAGTAGAACCGGCGCAGGTACTCGCTGGGCGGCCGGTCGATGTGGGCCCGGCAATCGGGGAACGCGTGGAACCCGCGGTCCAACCGCTCGGCCAGATAGGGAATGGCACCCCCCATGTGCGTGAGCACCCAGCGGATGTTCGGGAACCGCTCCACCACGCCGCTGAATACGAGCTTCGCGGCCGCCAGCGTGGTATCGAACGGGAACCCGACGAGCGGCATCAGCCAGTAGTCCGTCATCGCTTCCACGCCCACCGGATCGGTGGGGTGGATGTAGAGCACGGCGTTGAGCCGGTTGGCCTCTTCGTACAGGGGCCAGAACCGCTCGTCGGCCAGGGCCACGCCGTTCACGTTGCTGAACAGCATCGCGCCCGGCAAGTGCAGTTGGGTCATCGCCCGGCGCAACTCGGCCACCGACGCCGAGGGATCGTTGAGCGGCAGCGTGGCCAGCGCCGTGAAGTGCGCGCCGCGCTCCTGGATGACGCGCGCGAAGGCGTCGTTCACCAGGCGCGCGAACTTCACGGCCGTGGCCGGCGTCTCCACGTGCGTGCCCGGCGTGGTGAGCGTGATCACCTGCTTGCTCACCCCCGCCGCGTCGAGCACGTCCTGGCGATAGGCGATGTCGCGGTGCCCGCGCACCGCCACGTTGAAGTCGCCGGGATAGTGGATGCAGGGGTTCCCGTCGGCGTCGTCGGTCACGCGCACGGCACTGTCGCCGGTGCGCAGGGCGTCGAGGTATTCGGGCGGGTAGAAGTGATTGTGGAAGTCGATGATCATGACGGTGCCAGGCGGCGGTCAGGCCGCGGCCGTGGGTGGCGGCGCCACGCGCGGCCGGAAGAGGACGGCGAACA
This region of Gemmatimonadaceae bacterium genomic DNA includes:
- a CDS encoding amidohydrolase family protein, whose protein sequence is MIIDFHNHFYPPEYLDALRTGDSAVRVTDDADGNPCIHYPGDFNVAVRGHRDIAYRQDVLDAAGVSKQVITLTTPGTHVETPATAVKFARLVNDAFARVIQERGAHFTALATLPLNDPSASVAELRRAMTQLHLPGAMLFSNVNGVALADERFWPLYEEANRLNAVLYIHPTDPVGVEAMTDYWLMPLVGFPFDTTLAAAKLVFSGVVERFPNIRWVLTHMGGAIPYLAERLDRGFHAFPDCRAHIDRPPSEYLRRFYYDTVNFDPDAMKLALAFAGPAHLLAGSDYPHQIGSIPKMLESLRALPVSDAERAAIMGGNAAVLLRLG